Part of the uncultured Desulfobacter sp. genome, CGTATTGCTTATGTTTTCCGGCTTTATCTGCCTTGCAGGGCTTAAAAGAACATCCTGCCTGAAATAGACAATCTTTTAAAAAAAGAACCTGCTGATTTATTCAATGACGAAACGATTGAATTGATTGCCGGACACTCCAGAGGTAACCGGAGGGCCATTAAGCGAAATTCAGGGGACATATTTATTGATGTTTAATATATGTCCCCTGAATTGGGCAAAAAGCAAAAACTGTGGCTAAGCTTTTGCTTAAGTGTGGTTTTATTAACCAACAGTATTTGCAGGAAATAACTTGAACGAATCAGTTTTTTATAAACGGGGGATAATTCGTGCCCCAGTCACCCATCCAGGGCATGGGCACCCCGTTGAGCAATCCGCGTCCCGCCTTTTCAAACAGGGCTTTGGAATTGCACCATATTCGAATCGGTCTCTGAATGCAATTATCGTTTTTTAACCAGGTCGGGGGAGGGCTGAAGGGGCAGACGAATGGTAAAGCAGGCCCCTTCCCCGGGTTTGGAGGCAACCGCCATTTCTCCGCCATGGTTTTCAGTGATGATGAAGTAAGAAACACTTAACCCCAACCCGGTTCCCAGCCCCTCGGGCTTGGTGGTGAAAAAGGGTTCAAATATGCATTTGCGGGTCTTCTCGTCCATTCCGGGGCCGTTGTCCTCGATTTCCATGACCGCCATCTGGCGCTCTTTTTCAAGATTTGTGCGGAGGATGAAGGTTGGGTGCTTTATGCCTGCCATCTGCATGGCCTGGGCACCGTTTCTCAGGATATTGAGCAGAACCTGCTGTATCTTCGGGCCTTCACAGGGAATGCTCGGAAGGTCCTCCTGATAAGCTCTGACCAGTTTAATTTGTTTAAAATCAAACTGCTTTTTTAAATTATAGTCCGTGGCTGCAAGTTCAAGGGCTTTGTCCAGAAGGGTATTCAGCTGATGACTTAAGACCATGGCGTCGCTTTTTCTTGCAAAACTGAGCATGTTGTTCACGATAGCGGCGATCCGCTCTCCCGACTCATGTATGGCCGTCAGCATCCGTTTGATTCCCCTGGCGTCCATATATCGGTCAATGGCTTCAAGGCTCGTCCCCGCTTTTTCGGCCGCCTCGCGGCTGGCCCTAATATTCAGTTGGCGGCCCAATCGGTTACCCATCACCATGGCGTTTTGGAGCATACCGGCCAGGGGATTGTTGATCTCGTGAGCCATCCCGGCAGCAAGCCCCCCAACGGAGAACATCTTTTCGCTCTGGACCATCATCTCTTCCAAGCGCACCTTCTCCGTGACGTCGTCCACCCGGATTACCGCACCTTCAACCCCGTTGGTGACCAGGGGATAGATCGTGACATCCTCATAACAGGTCGTGCCGTTAAGCGAGCGGGGCCGTTTTCGCTCCGCCTGAACCTGTCGGGTCTTCAGGCTTTCCACAACCTTGGAAATTTCCGGGGCCATCCAGGGCATCAGTTCTGACAACCCTCTGCCCATGGCCTTTTCCGGCGGAATTCCAACGGCGTTTTCCACGGTCTTATTCCACAGGGTCACCCGGCAGGCATTGTCCACCCCCACCAGGACCGAGGGCATGGAATCAACGATGTTGGCAAGGTAGTTGCGCAGGCGGTTGAGCTCCTCTTCCGCCAGCCTGTGCTCGGTAATATCATAAACGATCCCCTCGTAATGGGTGATCTCGCCCCGGGCATCCCTTACAATATGGGTCAGGTCGTGGACCCATTTTTCCTCTCCGCTTCGGGTTCGGATGCGGTAGGGCTCATGGACAAAACGCGTTGTTCCCTTCAGACTGTTGTATCGCACCTCCTCTGCCACCCGTTCCATGTCGGCCGGATGAATCACCTCTGAAAACTTAACTTTTCCGATAATAAACTCTTTTGCCGAATACCCAAAAAGGACGGCCACGTTTTGGGATGCATATTCCACGGGCCATCCCTGGACATTTTTCCAGATAAAGGCAATGTAAGGGCTCCTGTTGATTATCTTGTAGGCCTTTTGTATCTCCTGTTCTGTTTTTTTCCGGTCCGTGATATCCAGAAGTGTCCCGATAATTTTCACATCGCCGCTGGCGTCCCGGGTGGTTCCGGCGCTGATCTCAACCGCCCTTTTTTCACCATCCTTGCGCATAACGCCCAGCTCAAGCCGATAGGGCGGTTCAAAATCCTGGTGCCTGAGCCGATTCCGCTCTGAAACCAGATGACGGCTCTCCTCGTCAAGAAAACGGAGGAAGGGCTGCCCCATAACCTCTGCCAGAGGATAGCCAAGGATACGGCCCAATTGTTCATTGGCATATTCAAACCGGTCATCGCTTCCGATGATGAGTACGCCGTCATGGGCATTTTCCATATAGAGGCGAAATTTTTCTTCGGTCTGCCGTCGTTGCTCTATTTCCCGTTTCAACGCCTTGATGCGCCTTTCATCCCTCTTGAGCATCTGGCCCAATTGTCCGGTCATATGATTGAACGACAGGGACAAAAGAGCTATTTCCCGAGGCCCCTCCTCCGGTGCCTTGAGTCCCTGCTCTCCCCGGGCAATCCGGGAGGCGATCTTAGACAGCCGGATCAAAGGGTGGCTCAGGCGGCGCGCCACCAAAATGCCGGCTGCAACCGAAATAAGGGTGATAAAAATCAGGCTTGCCGCGGAGATCAGGATGCTTTTTTGGACATCCTGGTAAGCCTCTTTGACGGGCAGTTCCGAAACCACTGCCCAATGGGGGCGTTCCAGTCCGACAGCCGTGCCCACCACCCGGGTGCCGGCCATGCCGGTAAACGTGGTAACCTCAATATCCCGGCCGTTTTCCTGGTCCATAAACTCGGCCACCTTGCTGATATGGGCCAGGTTTTCCCCCCGGATGGCCCTTGAAATATCTTTGGCGGCCAAAAGGTTTCCCTTTTCGTCGACCACGTAGCTATGGCCTGT contains:
- a CDS encoding PAS domain S-box protein; this encodes MNKKRPNSIALTLALSFFAITTTALIIAGTFQIYIHAKTSAKTIAANQKLIARGAARSVGNFIEEKFSIMETALAMGQRSDSAKEIQGILESMLGRDKSFRNLVWLDAQGKIGATVSRQSQKIAQKFLQQMDGQTIARIKRAPCYISPVSIDAVTYEPLIILGLWWTDILGQYRGNLAVEVNLKFVWALVDGLKIGETGHSYVVDEKGNLLAAKDISRAIRGENLAHISKVAEFMDQENGRDIEVTTFTGMAGTRVVGTAVGLERPHWAVVSELPVKEAYQDVQKSILISAASLIFITLISVAAGILVARRLSHPLIRLSKIASRIARGEQGLKAPEEGPREIALLSLSFNHMTGQLGQMLKRDERRIKALKREIEQRRQTEEKFRLYMENAHDGVLIIGSDDRFEYANEQLGRILGYPLAEVMGQPFLRFLDEESRHLVSERNRLRHQDFEPPYRLELGVMRKDGEKRAVEISAGTTRDASGDVKIIGTLLDITDRKKTEQEIQKAYKIINRSPYIAFIWKNVQGWPVEYASQNVAVLFGYSAKEFIIGKVKFSEVIHPADMERVAEEVRYNSLKGTTRFVHEPYRIRTRSGEEKWVHDLTHIVRDARGEITHYEGIVYDITEHRLAEEELNRLRNYLANIVDSMPSVLVGVDNACRVTLWNKTVENAVGIPPEKAMGRGLSELMPWMAPEISKVVESLKTRQVQAERKRPRSLNGTTCYEDVTIYPLVTNGVEGAVIRVDDVTEKVRLEEMMVQSEKMFSVGGLAAGMAHEINNPLAGMLQNAMVMGNRLGRQLNIRASREAAEKAGTSLEAIDRYMDARGIKRMLTAIHESGERIAAIVNNMLSFARKSDAMVLSHQLNTLLDKALELAATDYNLKKQFDFKQIKLVRAYQEDLPSIPCEGPKIQQVLLNILRNGAQAMQMAGIKHPTFILRTNLEKERQMAVMEIEDNGPGMDEKTRKCIFEPFFTTKPEGLGTGLGLSVSYFIITENHGGEMAVASKPGEGACFTIRLPLQPSPDLVKKR